ACCCGTCTTTTTTCACCAGAAGACTTGCCCCTGGTTTTTGAGGTGTGGACCCTTGAGTATGAATAACCTTCGCTATTACAAAATCTTCCTCAGAACTAGAGAGATTTGCAGCTTCGTCGTATACAGATTTCATAAAAATGGCCCCCAGCTTCATCATAACTGTATTAATTTTAACATTCCTTACCTAGGTCATCTCAATTGTTCCGGTGTACAATCTCGAGGTCCATTAAAATATGCTTTTTTGCATATTTGTATATAAGAGATTGGTATGCCAATAAAAAAAATTTCTATTGAACAGAAAGATCTAATTGATCTACGGGCTAGGATTCGCCATTCTGCAGCACATGTCATGGCTGATGCAGTTTTAGCATTATTTCCTGATGCCCAATTTGCAGTTGGTCCATCTACAGATGACGGATTTTATTACGATTTTGCAGTGGAACGCCCTTTTACTCCTGAGGATCTTGAAAAAATCGAAAAACACATGCTTCACACGATTCAACAGAGCATCGCGTTCAAATATTCTGAGATTAGTCGCGCTGAAGCGATAAAATATTTTTCGAATCAGGAATTCAAGCTACAAATTATTGATTCAATTCCAGTTGATCAAACAATAAGTACATATTCACATGGAGATTTTGTAGATTTATGTCGTGGTCCTCACGTGGATAACAGCGCCGATATTGTGGCGGTAAAATTAATGAGCGTAGCTGGTGCCTACTGGCGAGGTAATGAGCAAAATGCAATGCTTCAAAGAATTTACGGCACTGCATGGGAATCCGAGGATGCACTCCAAGAGCATTTGCATAACTTAGATGAGGCTGCAAAAAGAGACCATCGACGCTTAGGGCAGGAGCTCAGATTATTTTTTTTCGATTCCATTGCCCCGGCTAGTCCGTTTTTCCTCCCCAATGGGACCACTCTTAGTAACACTTTAGTGGATTACGTGCGGGATTTATATCAACGTTATGGGTATAAAGAAGTGATCACGCCCCAAGTATTTGATGCTGAATTGTGGAAAAAATCAGGTCATTATGAAAACTACAAAGAAAATATGTACTTCACTTTCGTTGAAGACAGAGAATTTGGTGTAAAGCCAATGAATTGCCCAGCTGCGGCTTTAATTTATGGCGCAGATTTGCACTCCTACCGTGATCTACCCTTACGTTATGCAGATTTTGGACGACTTCACCGTTTTGAAAGATCAGGTGTTACTCACGGATTAACCAGGGTACGAACTTTTTCGCAAGATGACGCGCATATATTTTGCGCACCGGATCAAGTGGAATCGGAAATTTCAGCATTTATATCTATGGTGCAAGAGACTTTTGATGTATTTCGATTTAATGACGTCAGGGTTGCACTTTCTTTACGTCCTGAAAAAAGGATTGGGACTGATAAATTATGGGACATAGCTGAAGGCGCATTAGCGTCTGCTTTGGATAATAAAAATATTGAATATGAGCCTATCCCCAATGAGGGAGCATTTTATGGCCCTAAAATAGATTTTTTTATCGCAGATGCAATTGGTCGTGAATGGCAATTGAGCACTGTTCAGCTTGACTATAATTTGCCTGAACGATTTGACTTAGAATATGTAGATTCAGAGGGCGTACGCCAAAGACCTGTCGTTATACATCGGGCAATGCTTGGTAGCCTAGAGAGATTTTTGGGTGTAGTAATTGAGCATTTTGGAGGAGCCTTTCCCACATGGTTAGCACCGATTCAAGCCCAAATTATTCCAATTGCAGATAGGCATCTTCCTTATGCGTATCAGCTACAAACTTCTCTTGATGGTAGAAATATCCGCTCCGACGTGGATAGCCGAAGTGAGCGGATGGGTGCCAAAATTCGTCAAGCTCAAGTCAATAAGATTCCATATATGTTGATTGTTGGTGATAAGGAGCAGGAATTAAATGGAGCCGCTGTCAGGCTACGGTCTGGAGAAGATCTTGGAGTCATGAGTGCGGATTCAATTTGTGAACGTATTTTTAATGAAATTGTTGCAAGGTCTTAGGCGGGTACCTTGAAACCAGATTCTATTGCGGTTGTAGGTACGACATTGTGGGGAGCCACTCTGTCTATAATACTAGCTCGCCAAGGTCACAAGGTAAGCTTGATTGCTCGCACATTGGATGAAGCAGAACTTCTGAGTTCAGAGCGTAGCTTTGAAAACAGGTTGCCTGGTTACCGATTCCCTGACTTATTAGAGATTACGTCGGATTGGACAGAAGGGCTTTCCAATGCAAGCATTATCGTATTTGCGGTTCCTAGCAATTCTATGAGAGACAATGCTCGAAGGGCTTTTTCTTCAATAAAAAATGATCCAATTGTAATTTCCGCATCAAAAGGTCTGGAAAAAGAAACATCTAAGCGTATGAGTGTAATTCTTCATGAAGAATTAGGAATAGGCCAAGAATTAATTTGCGTTTTATCCGGACCGAATTTAGCTCGCGAAATAGTTCAGGGGTTACCTGCGTCTTCCGTCGTGGCTTCCTCTTCCGAAGAGGCCTCTTTAATCGCTCAATCGGTGCTTAACTCAAATGTTTTTAGGGTTTATACCAATACAGATATTGTTGGCACTGAAATAGCAGGAGCTCTTAAGAATATTATTGCAATTGGAGCTGGTATCTGCGATGGAATGAGCTTGGGAGACAATGCTAAAGCGGGTTTTATCAACCGTGGCTTAGCTGAAATGACTCGCTTAGGAGTAGCATGTGGTGCACAGCCTTCAACTTTTGCAGGAAATGCTGGATTAGGTGATTTACTGGCGACATGTTACAGCACGCAAAGCCGCAATTACCGAGTTGGAGTGGCTTTAGCAAACGGACAATCCTCTGAAGATGCAATTCGCTCACTTGGTGGAGAAATTGCTGAAGGGGTCTGGACTAGCTTTAGTGCTGCAGAGTTAGCCGAAAATTTAAACATTGAGATTCCGATCATTGAGATGACCAATCGAATAATCAAAGGTACTGTGTCGCCGTCTAGTGCACTGAATGAATTTATGAATCGATCTATTAAGCAAGAAAACTAAGATTTTTTGCTTACTAAACTTATCCAATCGTCATCTTGGAATTGCTCAATAATTTGAAAACCATTGTTACTAAATGAATCTGCTACTTCCTTTAGTCGATTCATAAGTATTCCAGATGTAATCAAGGTACCATTTGGTTTCAAGCTACGATTCAACTCAGGGGCTAATTTTGCAAGTACTACTGAATTGACGTTAGCCAATGTCAAATCAGACCATTCGAAAGGTATATTTGGGTTTGGTAGCGACCCGTTGTAAAAGCGGACTTTCCCCGAAACGGCGTTTGATACCAAATTCTCCCTTCCCGCTTTTACCGCTACTGAGTCAATTTCAACTCCAAGTACTTTTGCAGCTCCTAGTTTGGCCGCTCCGATACTTAATATTCCCGATCCGGATCCAACATCAAGTACATTATCTGCGGGCTTTATGAATTCCTCTAAGCATTGCAATGTTCGTCTTGTTGTAGGGTGGTGGCCAGTACCAAATGCTAGCCCTGGGTCAATTTCAATTACGATACTTTTACTATCTGGCTCAAGTTTATGCCAAGGAGGTTGTACTATTATGTGCTTCCCAATTCGTAGCGGAGTGAAATGAGCCTTCCAAGCGTTTTCCCATTCGCTTTCTTCAATCTTTCTTTCTTCAAATTGTTCCAGTTCAGTTAATTTACCGATCAATTGCAGCCCTATGTGCAACATTTCTTGGTTTGTTTTAAAAGCAGGAGTTTGAGGAATGTAAGTTCTGAGTATTGCGCTAGGACTTTCTGGCGGGGATTCTCCCTCGTCGGGATTCCATCCGCCTTCATGTTCAATCACAAGGCCGTCTTTACCGTATTTTTTGAATAGCTCCGCTACTGGTTCTACGTATTCAAAAGGGACTTTTACTTTGAATTCGATCCAAAAGCTTTCTGTCATTAAGACTCTTTCATGGACTTTTGGAGCTTTTCTAGAAGATCACGTTGTTCCTTGGATAGTTTTGAGGGAGTGGCAACATGGATACTGACAATATGATCACCGCGCCGACCATTTTTGTTGAGGTGGGGTATACCTTTGGACTTAAGCCTCAATACTTCGCCAGATTGTGTACCCGATGGAATTTTTACTTCCACTATTCCATCGAGCGTAGGAATCTCGACTGTAGTGCCAAGTGCAGCTTCTGGGAAATTCACCTCCAGATCGGACAGAACATTATTCTCAGCACGTTTGAAAATGCTATGCTTCATAATTCGAATATTTACCAAAAGGTCGCCTGCTTGGCCACCATAATCACCGGCATCGCCTTGCCCATCTAGGCTGAGATTTGCTCCTTCAAATACACCTGCTGGTATCGGAATTTTAATTTTATGAGATTTGTTTTCCCGTCCTCGCCCTCTGCAGGCCTTGCAAGGGTTGAGAATTTTTTCTCCACTTCCAGTACAAACGTTGCATATTGCCTCTGTTACGAATTGACCAAAAACAGAGCGTTGAGTACGTCGAACTTTGCCACTGCCCTGGCAATTAATGCACTGCTCTGGATTTGTACCGGGCTCTGATTTACTCCCAGCGCATGTTGCGCATTTTTCTACTCTGGTAATTTCAATTTCTTTGGTTATTCCAAATGCGGCTTCTTCAAATGTGAGGGAAATATTTGTCTGTAGTGTTCTTCCTGATCTAGCTCTGGAGCGCTGAGTGGTTCCGCCTCCAAAAAATGCATCAAATATGTCGCCAAATCCCCCAAAAACATCAAATCCCTCAAAGCCTTGACCTCCGGATGAATTTACTCCGGCGTGCCCAAATTGATCATATTTTGCACGTCTATTTGGGTCGCTTAATATCTGGTAGGCTTCGTTGACTTCCTTGAATTTCGCATCGGCACCTGGTTCTTTATTACGATCTGGATGAAATTCCATCGCCTTTTTGCGGAACGCTTTGCGTACTTCTTCCTCGTTGGCATTTCTATTAATGCCTAATGTTTCGTAATAATCTCTTTTTGTGGTCATATCTATTGAGGATTCTCTAGGGCTAGGATCAGTTCATTTAGAAACTTAGATAAGTATTGGACACTGGCAATTGCTTTCCCGTAATCCATCCTAGTAGGCCCAAGTGTGCCAATTATTCCCATGTCTCCGCCTGGAGTCCCGTAAGTTGCATATACGATACTGTACGGTCGGAGGCTTTCCTCATGACTTTCTTCACCGATGATTACTTTTACTTCTGATGGTACAGAGGGTTCTGCAAAAATCTTTGATAAGGATCGCTCTTCTAATACTCCTGCAGCATCCTGAGCTTTCTGTCGCGATTGAAATTCAGGTTGGTTTAGTAAATTGCGTAGCCCATTGGTGTATAAAATTTGGGTATCGTTTTTTTGTACATCAGTCAGAACATGGATTGTTTCAGTTATCACCGCATCATAAAGCGTAGATTCGCTACTTCTGCTATCCCACAATTTACGAAGATCACCTGCACTGCAACCTGTAATAATAGTATTCAAGTGGTTTGCAGTATCAGTCATAGCATTTTGATCAACGGCCCCTTCGAAACGAACCATCCGTTGACTTACCCTAGCTTCCTGCATAACGACTACCAATAAAGCATCATTGTCATGTAGGTGCACCAATTGTATTTGCTTAACACGCGCTACTACTGGCTTAATTGTCGTTGCAATAGTCAAATTGGTGACGGCGCTTGATAGTACCTCCGCTGCACTTTTGGCCCAAAGTATTGGATCTGCTGTATCTGGGTGTATAGATTTTCGGACGTTACTTTCAAAATTATCGGGCAATTGTGACGACTTGATAGTTCTCTCTACGTAAAAACGATAGCCAGGGTCAGAAGGAATACCTCCTGAAGAGGAATGCGGCCTTGAGATATAGCCAAGTTCTTCAATCTCAGCCATATCGTTGCGGATAGTTGCGGGGCTGACATGTAACGCATACCTTTTTACTAGTTGCTGAGAGGCAACCGGCACCGCCGTTTGAATATAATCTGCAACTATTATTTCAAGCAGCGTCTGTCGACGTAAGTTAAGGCCTGCAGGTTGATTATGTGTTGTATTAGCAGTCGATGTATCCAAGTGCTAACGCTCCTCCGACGAATGTAGCATTGGAGTTGTCGTCGAGTCAACGACAAACCCAATGGATTGTAAAATTGGATGGTATTGGTATTGTGAAATCAATCTCAATTAGATTGACTCATTAGGATGCTTTTGCTAGAGTCGTTTCTCAATACACAGCACTAAATGGGGGCCAAATGGTACTACCTGGAATTCAACTTCGAGAATTGCGTAGGACCTACGGTTTTGAGGAAGTTGCGATTGTTCCAGGTGACGTTACTACCAACCCCGACCTTTCTCGTACAGATCTCTCCATAGGGCCCTATAATTTCACAATTCCAATACTTGCTTCGGCTATGGACGCCATAGTTGATCCTCAATTTGCTGGATTGATGGCTAGTGCTGGTGGCCTTGGAGTCATGAATCTAGAAGGCTTGTATTGTAGATATGAAGATCCTACTGACGCCTTAAAGGAAATTAGCTCTGCTCCTAAGGAGAACGTCACTGATGTGCTTCAGCGTGTTTACACGGCGAAATTCAATGAAAACCTTGTGGGGAGGCGCGTCGAGGAAATCAAGGCAACTGGTGCTGTGGCAGCAGTCTCTGTCACTCCGCAAGGTACTAAACGTCTAGCGCCTCTAGCTGTTGAAGCTGGTGCAGATATCATTGTAGTCCAATCTACTGTTACTACTGCTCGACATATTTCTAATAGCTTTACAGGACTACGCCTCAATGAATTAACTTCCCAGATAGGCGTACCGGTACTTGTTGGCAATACCGTCACAAGTAGTGCCTCACTAGAGTTAATGGAGCAGGGGATTGATGGGATTCTAGTTGGTGTTGGCCCTGGAGCTGCATGTACAACACGTGACGTTACTGGAGTGGGGGTCCCACAGGTTTCAGCTACATTGGAAGTTGCTGCAGCTCGAGACGAATTTTTTGCGCGTACTGGAAAATACGTTACGGTTATTACTGATGGTGGTATACGAATCGGGGGAGATCTTTGTAAGGCTATAGCTGCTGGTGCAGACGGTGTAATGATTGGTACTCCTTTTGCACAAACAAACGAGGCTCCTGGTGGAGGTTTTAACTGGGGCATGGCTAGCCCACACCCTGCTTTACCACGAGGAACTCGTATCAACGTTGGGGTGCGAGCAAGTCTCGATGAAGTGCTTTTTGGGCCTAGTCATCGTACTGATGGAACACAAAACCTTGTTGGTGCTTTGCAAATTAGTATGAGTATGGTCGGAGCACAAACGGTAAAAGAATTCCATGAAAAAGCTGAACTTGTAGTTGCACCAACAATCGCAACGGAAGGCAAAATTTTCCAGCGATCTGGGCAGATTTAATTATAGATATACACAAATGCTATAAGTATGTTTGACCAGAATTCCTTTTTATAAGTATCCTAAATCTGCATCTGACCGCTCGGCAGATAGCTTTTCCATAGAATTTCTCTTTGATATGCGTATCGATAAGAGGTGAGTTCGATCTTATGAACGGTACATTGACAGATGTTCACGGTCTTAAAGTAGGCCACTATACCGATCTCAGCAATGCTACGGGTTGTACCGTCATAATTGCTGAAGAAGGTGCAGTACCTGGAGTTGATGTTAGAGGAGCTGCGCCTGGCACTAGAGAAACTGATCTTATTCGCGCTGAAAATACTATAGAAAAAATCAATGCCATAGTTCTGAGTGGCGGTAGTGCATTTGGTCTGGATTCTGCATCTGGTGTGATGAAATACCTAGCAGAAAAGAATATTGGACATATGGTCGGAAAGCATGTGATCCCTATTATCCCCTCAGCTATTATTTTTGATTTGAACATAGGAAATTCCGTGACTCCTAATGCCGCGAATGGTTATCTTGCTGCGTCTGTCGCTGTCGCAGATACCGTACCGCAAGGTACTGTCGGGGCTGGTACTGGTGCGACTGTGGGTAAGGCTTTAGGTATAGATAATGCGATGAAAGGCGGCTTGGGTAGTTACTCTATAGATTTAGGGGACGGTGTTGTGCTGTCCGCATTAGTGGTTGTTAATTCTGTTGGTGGAGTACATGACGCCTATGATGGAAAGCTTTTAGCTGGCCCCAATGCAATAGGTGGTCGACCAGAAGACAGTTTTTCGATTTTTGCTGATCACAATTATGGTAAACAGAAATCCATTCAACCTGAGCATTTAGGGAACACAACTATAGGCGTAGTTGCCACGAATGTTAATTTAACAAAGGCCCAATCTAACCGATTGGCAATGATAGCGCATGACGGATTAGCCCTAGCTATTAGGCCCACACATACTATCCACGATGGTGACACTATGTTTGCGCTTGCTACTGGTGAAATTGACGCATCCGATGAATTCCCGCGCTTGGTTGCACTTACACCCCTAGTAGTAAGCAGGGCAATTGTT
The DNA window shown above is from Dehalococcoidia bacterium and carries:
- the thrS gene encoding threonine--tRNA ligase, giving the protein MPIKKISIEQKDLIDLRARIRHSAAHVMADAVLALFPDAQFAVGPSTDDGFYYDFAVERPFTPEDLEKIEKHMLHTIQQSIAFKYSEISRAEAIKYFSNQEFKLQIIDSIPVDQTISTYSHGDFVDLCRGPHVDNSADIVAVKLMSVAGAYWRGNEQNAMLQRIYGTAWESEDALQEHLHNLDEAAKRDHRRLGQELRLFFFDSIAPASPFFLPNGTTLSNTLVDYVRDLYQRYGYKEVITPQVFDAELWKKSGHYENYKENMYFTFVEDREFGVKPMNCPAAALIYGADLHSYRDLPLRYADFGRLHRFERSGVTHGLTRVRTFSQDDAHIFCAPDQVESEISAFISMVQETFDVFRFNDVRVALSLRPEKRIGTDKLWDIAEGALASALDNKNIEYEPIPNEGAFYGPKIDFFIADAIGREWQLSTVQLDYNLPERFDLEYVDSEGVRQRPVVIHRAMLGSLERFLGVVIEHFGGAFPTWLAPIQAQIIPIADRHLPYAYQLQTSLDGRNIRSDVDSRSERMGAKIRQAQVNKIPYMLIVGDKEQELNGAAVRLRSGEDLGVMSADSICERIFNEIVARS
- a CDS encoding NAD(P)-dependent glycerol-3-phosphate dehydrogenase, with amino-acid sequence MKPDSIAVVGTTLWGATLSIILARQGHKVSLIARTLDEAELLSSERSFENRLPGYRFPDLLEITSDWTEGLSNASIIVFAVPSNSMRDNARRAFSSIKNDPIVISASKGLEKETSKRMSVILHEELGIGQELICVLSGPNLAREIVQGLPASSVVASSSEEASLIAQSVLNSNVFRVYTNTDIVGTEIAGALKNIIAIGAGICDGMSLGDNAKAGFINRGLAEMTRLGVACGAQPSTFAGNAGLGDLLATCYSTQSRNYRVGVALANGQSSEDAIRSLGGEIAEGVWTSFSAAELAENLNIEIPIIEMTNRIIKGTVSPSSALNEFMNRSIKQEN
- the prmA gene encoding 50S ribosomal protein L11 methyltransferase, with amino-acid sequence MTESFWIEFKVKVPFEYVEPVAELFKKYGKDGLVIEHEGGWNPDEGESPPESPSAILRTYIPQTPAFKTNQEMLHIGLQLIGKLTELEQFEERKIEESEWENAWKAHFTPLRIGKHIIVQPPWHKLEPDSKSIVIEIDPGLAFGTGHHPTTRRTLQCLEEFIKPADNVLDVGSGSGILSIGAAKLGAAKVLGVEIDSVAVKAGRENLVSNAVSGKVRFYNGSLPNPNIPFEWSDLTLANVNSVVLAKLAPELNRSLKPNGTLITSGILMNRLKEVADSFSNNGFQIIEQFQDDDWISLVSKKS
- the dnaJ gene encoding molecular chaperone DnaJ, which gives rise to MTTKRDYYETLGINRNANEEEVRKAFRKKAMEFHPDRNKEPGADAKFKEVNEAYQILSDPNRRAKYDQFGHAGVNSSGGQGFEGFDVFGGFGDIFDAFFGGGTTQRSRARSGRTLQTNISLTFEEAAFGITKEIEITRVEKCATCAGSKSEPGTNPEQCINCQGSGKVRRTQRSVFGQFVTEAICNVCTGSGEKILNPCKACRGRGRENKSHKIKIPIPAGVFEGANLSLDGQGDAGDYGGQAGDLLVNIRIMKHSIFKRAENNVLSDLEVNFPEAALGTTVEIPTLDGIVEVKIPSGTQSGEVLRLKSKGIPHLNKNGRRGDHIVSIHVATPSKLSKEQRDLLEKLQKSMKES
- the hrcA gene encoding heat-inducible transcriptional repressor HrcA gives rise to the protein MDTSTANTTHNQPAGLNLRRQTLLEIIVADYIQTAVPVASQQLVKRYALHVSPATIRNDMAEIEELGYISRPHSSSGGIPSDPGYRFYVERTIKSSQLPDNFESNVRKSIHPDTADPILWAKSAAEVLSSAVTNLTIATTIKPVVARVKQIQLVHLHDNDALLVVVMQEARVSQRMVRFEGAVDQNAMTDTANHLNTIITGCSAGDLRKLWDSRSSESTLYDAVITETIHVLTDVQKNDTQILYTNGLRNLLNQPEFQSRQKAQDAAGVLEERSLSKIFAEPSVPSEVKVIIGEESHEESLRPYSIVYATYGTPGGDMGIIGTLGPTRMDYGKAIASVQYLSKFLNELILALENPQ
- a CDS encoding GuaB3 family IMP dehydrogenase-related protein, producing MVLPGIQLRELRRTYGFEEVAIVPGDVTTNPDLSRTDLSIGPYNFTIPILASAMDAIVDPQFAGLMASAGGLGVMNLEGLYCRYEDPTDALKEISSAPKENVTDVLQRVYTAKFNENLVGRRVEEIKATGAVAAVSVTPQGTKRLAPLAVEAGADIIVVQSTVTTARHISNSFTGLRLNELTSQIGVPVLVGNTVTSSASLELMEQGIDGILVGVGPGAACTTRDVTGVGVPQVSATLEVAAARDEFFARTGKYVTVITDGGIRIGGDLCKAIAAGADGVMIGTPFAQTNEAPGGGFNWGMASPHPALPRGTRINVGVRASLDEVLFGPSHRTDGTQNLVGALQISMSMVGAQTVKEFHEKAELVVAPTIATEGKIFQRSGQI
- a CDS encoding P1 family peptidase; this translates as MNGTLTDVHGLKVGHYTDLSNATGCTVIIAEEGAVPGVDVRGAAPGTRETDLIRAENTIEKINAIVLSGGSAFGLDSASGVMKYLAEKNIGHMVGKHVIPIIPSAIIFDLNIGNSVTPNAANGYLAASVAVADTVPQGTVGAGTGATVGKALGIDNAMKGGLGSYSIDLGDGVVLSALVVVNSVGGVHDAYDGKLLAGPNAIGGRPEDSFSIFADHNYGKQKSIQPEHLGNTTIGVVATNVNLTKAQSNRLAMIAHDGLALAIRPTHTIHDGDTMFALATGEIDASDEFPRLVALTPLVVSRAIVAAVQNATSLYGFPSASKGKNEQ